In one window of Bacteroidia bacterium DNA:
- a CDS encoding T9SS type A sorting domain-containing protein produces the protein MKQLLTIFLSIFYSLHAIAQWDLLGLSDVKARCVASDETNLYVGTDFDGIFLSTDNGLTWNSINTGLSERVVRVIETNQGNIYAGTWNGLFLSDNNGSSWTPINNGLTNLDIRDIVALGSILYVGTAGGGVFKSLNNGSSWTAINNGLKNLNALSLAINSQAIFAGTYIGIFMSSDGGSTWNPPSGVNIQTNSIKIFDSLVIAGTIDGFYKSENYGKTWIKSSNGITEDFVTTVTMAGDKMLSGTWGKSIFLSSDTGNTWTSHNSSFLGNFISDFVIHNRSIIVSTLYEGVWRYSGVSFPKPGINTSHLIGLFPNPTNNVLKFTQIPKSVEIMDSNGKTVKVYGQKNEINVSGLAKGMYFIRIKINEKLITKKVIIN, from the coding sequence ATGAAACAACTATTAACAATATTTCTATCAATTTTTTACTCCCTTCATGCGATTGCACAATGGGACTTATTAGGACTCTCCGATGTTAAAGCCAGATGTGTAGCAAGTGATGAAACTAATCTTTATGTTGGAACCGATTTTGACGGAATATTCCTTTCAACAGATAATGGATTGACGTGGAATTCTATAAATACCGGACTATCTGAAAGAGTAGTTAGGGTCATCGAAACCAATCAGGGGAATATCTATGCGGGGACATGGAATGGTCTGTTCTTATCAGACAACAATGGTTCGTCATGGACACCTATAAACAATGGGCTTACTAATCTAGACATAAGGGATATAGTAGCTTTAGGTTCCATTCTTTATGTAGGCACGGCTGGTGGAGGCGTCTTTAAATCATTGAACAACGGTTCGAGCTGGACCGCAATCAATAATGGTTTAAAAAATTTGAATGCTTTATCATTAGCTATAAACTCTCAAGCCATCTTTGCCGGAACATACATTGGTATTTTTATGTCTTCGGATGGAGGAAGCACGTGGAACCCTCCAAGTGGAGTTAATATTCAAACGAATTCCATAAAAATTTTCGATTCGCTTGTAATAGCAGGTACCATAGATGGATTTTATAAATCAGAAAATTATGGAAAGACTTGGATTAAATCAAGCAACGGAATAACTGAGGATTTTGTGACAACTGTAACTATGGCTGGTGATAAAATGCTCAGCGGAACATGGGGTAAAAGCATTTTTTTATCTTCCGATACTGGCAACACATGGACCTCTCACAACTCAAGTTTTTTAGGTAATTTTATTTCAGACTTTGTCATTCATAACAGATCCATAATCGTGAGCACATTGTATGAAGGAGTTTGGAGATATTCTGGAGTTTCATTTCCAAAGCCTGGAATAAATACCTCTCATTTAATAGGTTTGTTTCCAAACCCAACTAACAACGTATTAAAATTCACTCAAATCCCAAAATCGGTGGAGATAATGGATTCAAACGGGAAAACTGTAAAGGTATATGGACAAAAAAACGAGATCAATGTGTCAGGATTGGCTAAAGGAATGTATTTTATTCGAATTAAAATCAATGAAAAACTTATTACTAAAAAAGTGATAATAAACTAA